One Candidatus Zixiibacteriota bacterium genomic window, CCGCAATCCCAAAATCCTGGCGCCGTTGATCGTGATACTCGTCCTGGCCGGTGTGGCCGGCGTTCTTACGGCCAGATACAACGCTCAACTTCAATACGATATGATGAAGACCTCGACCATCATGCCGCCGGCGGCGCTGGAGGAAATGCACAAGGCGATTGAGAACACCGGTATCCTCAAGACTGTCCTCGGAGCTTTCTTTGGTATCTTACTGGTGACGGTTCTGGAAGCGCTTGTCGCCTGGTTCCTGGGGTCTTTCGTTTTCGGTGGTGAAAGTAAATTCAAAAGTGTCTGGGGAGTCGGGTTACTGGCTGGAATCATCCCGCAAATAGGCAATCTCCTCCGAGTGCCGTTGGTCTACGCCAAAGGCACGATGCTCGTATCGTACGGCCTGGCGGCAGCCTTACCCGGTAAGGATTTTTCTTCTGTTCTCTATTCTTTGCTATACTACCTGGACGTCTTTGCGATCTGGGGCATTATTGCGGCCGGCTTCGGTTATACCGCGATCTTCAATATATCCAAGGGAAAAGGGATGACCATGGCCTGGATCCTTGGGTTGTTGTTCCTGTTCGTAATGGTAGGTATTATGATTGTCGGTTACAGTTTCGCGGGGATAAATTACAGCTTCCTATAGAATAGGCGGCTGCGTCTATTGTCCCACCCGAGGGGAGTGGCGCCGATGACCGGACGGATCGAATGAACGCCATTCCCACGCAGGTTGATCGCGAAGACGAGGACGTTTACAATCAACGTATCTTGAGCAGGTCAGGTTGCTTGCAACCTGACGCCGTAGAGCTATCGCCCACACCTGCTCTGTACACCAGGCAAACAAAAAGGCAGATCTCGGGGAGACCTGCCCTACAGCGTCAGGACCGCGAGGGTCCTGACCTACGATTTCTACGAAGCATTGTCTGGTTCCAAGGAACCTGATCTACTTCAGATCACCAGCTTGCCCATGAACTCCTTACACGAGATGTTCTCGCAGGCGAAGATCATGTCTTTGACCGCCTTCTGCCGATCGGCCGAAAGCAGTTTGCCGGAAAGCGCGTTAAACTTGGCCGCAAGGTCGGCTTCGGTCATCGGCTCACGCGGATCACCCTTCGGATATTCGAGATACGCCTCGAACTC contains:
- a CDS encoding YIP1 family protein yields the protein MEENIQSMPESTQDNGVSIWSIIIGVFTSPTKAFAAFARNPKILAPLIVILVLAGVAGVLTARYNAQLQYDMMKTSTIMPPAALEEMHKAIENTGILKTVLGAFFGILLVTVLEALVAWFLGSFVFGGESKFKSVWGVGLLAGIIPQIGNLLRVPLVYAKGTMLVSYGLAAALPGKDFSSVLYSLLYYLDVFAIWGIIAAGFGYTAIFNISKGKGMTMAWILGLLFLFVMVGIMIVGYSFAGINYSFL